Within Chlorogloeopsis sp. ULAP01, the genomic segment GAAATTAGCTCTAACCAACTGTGAGCGACTCAAGTTAGTATCGCTGAGATTAGCATCTTGTATATCTGCTGCTGTTAAGTCTGCCTTACTAAGATTAGTTCCACTCAAATTAGCCAAATTTAGTTTCGCCCTACTTAAATTTACTTCACTCAAAACAAGCGAACAAAGCTTGGCACATCTCAAATTAGCATTAATAAAATTTCTTTCTCCAATTGTATAACGACGCAAAAGTTCATCTGTTGTCAATCGATGTGAAACAGCAACCCAAGCACCTTGATAACACCATGCAGCTTCCATTAGAGTAGCAGCAGTATTAATAGCTACTTCATCACATTTAGAAACGATCGCACCATTGCAGCCATCCCACTCACCTTTGAGCATAAAAGCAACTTCATTAGCGGCAGCAATTGAATCAAACAGTAAAACAGATTTTTGAGGGCTTTTTAACCAGCTATTCAAAGCTGTTGATATTATGTTTTTCATTGTTTAATAACCTAATATAAAAAACAATCGGAGCTAGAGACACTCCAACTCCGTGCTATTTACTTAATATTTTGTGCAAGAAGCTGATTGACTGTAATTTTCAACAAGATGGATATTGTGCTTCTAGCTTTTATATCCAAAGCATTAACTGCTTACTAACACTACTGAATAGTTTCAAGATACAGCGTTAACATCAATTACAGTAGATGTTTGAGTAGAATTTGAGGCGGCAGAATTGCCTTTTTGGCGATTTTTGAGTTTTTCTGCCAGAATTTGGGAAACTTCTGCAACAACTAAGCTAGCAACTAGCCCATCATCTATCCATCCCAAAATCGGGACAACATCTGGTGAAATATCCAACGGGCTAATTAAGTACACTAGACCAGCAATAATTGCAAACCAGCGATATTTAGAGTTACGGAAAACTTTACGAATTTTGTCTACTAGTAACTGAGTAAAAAATCTCTTGCCCATTGAGAATGCCCTCTAACTAACAACATTAATCCTGACAAATTTACACATAAAAGTCTTGTGTGGATAACCCTTGGCTTTGTAGTGAAAACTCACCGCCCAAACTTATGTACGGTTAACCGTATGTTACTAAGCCCCTACTAATCACTAACTACTGTACGCGCAGGTTTATTTGAATATTTCGTCATCCTAGAGAGATTGTTGTTAAAACCCGCCCCTACAATTGACCAATGACTAATGTCTATAAAACTTTATATGAAGAATTACTCCTTTCTCACAACTTCCTCACATTTTTTTCTTAGCGTGGTACTAGAGCCAATCAAAAAATAAAATTAAAAATAATTTCCTCTATTTTGGATGGAGATAAGCATAATTTTCTGTTGCATTGCGATATTGGAAAACACCGCTGCAATGGTAGAAATGTTATGTTGCCATCAAAAAAGAAGGTACAGAAGCAAGTTTGTGAAGGAAGGGCTATCTTTGGCTTAGTACAGCATTAAATAACGAAAAATCGGGCAATGACAGAAAATATATTTGTACAGACCTGGCTTGACAGTGTGCCATTACTAAATGGCAATTCTATGGAATCGGCAATGCCTGGAAACGTAATGCACAGCAACTATGCTCTAGAAGAGCAAGGTATCCTCAATCCTGGTAATGTCTATTGGAATCTTTCAACTCCAGCCCTCTATGAAGAAGCAATTCGACGGCAAGAAGGAGTGATGGCGGCTGAAGGGCCATTTGTTGTGCGTACCGGTCAACATACAGGGCGATCGCCAAATGACAAATTCATCGTTCGTGAATCCAGCAGCAATAATGAGATTTGGTGGGGAAAGGTGAATTATCCCATCAGCGAGCATCGTTTTGAGGCTCTACACGCAAGAATGCTGGCATATATGCAAGGACGAGATCTGTTTATTCAAGACTATTATGCTGGTGCTGATCCCACCTATCAGCTGTCGGTTCGCTTCATTACCGAAACAGCCTGGCATAGTATCTTTGTCCGCAATCTATTTATTGAACCATCGCGGCAAGAACTCGCTAGTTTTTTGCCTGATTTTACTGTAATTGCTTTGCCCAACTTCCATGCCAAACCAGAAATTGATGGCACCCATTCAGATGTATTTATTGTCTTAAATTTTGCTCGTAAATTAATTTTGGTTGGTGGCACCAGTTATGCTGGTGAGATTAAAAAATCTATATTTACAACCCTTAACTATCTGCTACCTCACCATCACGTTCTACCAATGCATTGTGCTGCTAATGTTGGGCAAAGCGGGGATGTGGCTTTGTTTTTTGGATTGTCTGGTACGGGTAAAACAACTCTTTCTGCCGACTCCAAGCGCACGCTGATTGGTGATGATGAACATGGTTGGAGCGATCGCGGCATCTTCAATTTTGAGGGTGGCTGTTATGCCAAGTTAATTCACCTATCTAGGGAAGCAGAACCGGAAATTTATCAGACAACACAACGCTTTGGCAGCATTCTAGAAAATGTCGCGATTAACCCTCTTACCAGGCATTTAGATTTAAATGATGCCACTCTTACAGAAAATACTCGTGGAGCTTACCCCATTGAATATATTAGCAACGCCAGCCCGACTGGAATGACTGGTCATCCGCAAAATATTATTTTCCTCACTGCTGATGCTCTGGGAGTATTGCCACCAATTGCCCGATTAACTAATGAACAGGCGATGTATCATTTTTTAAGTGGCTACACAGCGAAGGTAGCCGGAACAGAAAAAGGATTGGGACACGAGCCTCAAGCTGTCTTTAGTGCCTGCTTCGGCGCACCATTTATGGCTTTGCATCCCAGTGTTTATGCGGATTTATTAGGGCAAAAAATTGAACGTTATAAAGTAAAAGTATGGCTTGTCAATACTGGTTGGACAGGCGGATCTTATGGTGTAGGAGAGCGCATCCCCATCAAACAGACTCGCGCCATGTTAACAGCAGCACTGAGTGGCGCATTAGACGAAATACCCACGACAGTTGATCCGGTGTTTGGTTTCCATGTCCCAGTTCGCTGTCCTGGGGTGTCTGAGAAGTTGCTGACTCCTCGCTTGACTTGGAGCGATCCTGATCATTACAATATTCAGGCTTATAAACTTGCAGAAATGTTTATCGATAATTTTAAGCAGTTTGCAGATGGAGTTGCTCCTCAAGTGCGATTAGGCGGGCCTTTAGTAGGAAAAGCAAATTAAACTAAATTCTCAATAAAAAAGCCAGTAGAAGAAACACTACTGACTAACAGTAAAGCCAATTGGAAGTTATTGAGGAATCATGGTCTAAAGATTAGAATTCCAGAGACTAAAATTTATGTAAAGTGATATGCAATTTTCATGCAACACCTAGTAATTTGTCTTTGGCAATCCGATCACCTGCGGTAAACAGAAATCAAAAAATCTTCGCTGAAGTTGAAAAGAAAAAAGCTAGTGGGACACACACCACTAGCAACAAGCAAGCCAAAATGTAAAGTCAATCTCATGAACTAAAATTGATAATTTCAAAAAATGATCACCTCGTAAAGTTATATGCAACTTTCATGCAACACAATACCTCTCATTTAATAATTGGTAGGGTGCATTAAAGCAGCGCGTAACGCACTGTCAGTGGGGCGTACGGCTAGTTCTCGCTCTTTTAAACTCTCAAAGATTTATATAGCCGTAACACACCCTACAAATTTCCACAAATTGCCCACTCCAGTATGCCATTGCAGTGTATGCTGGCAAGGGAGCGATTCAAAAATCTATTTTATGAAATTACTACACCGTTCTGACTTATATGGATGGTCGAGCTTCGATGAAGAACGCAATGTAGATTTCAATAGCGTTGCTTGGATTCGTCCCCAGGGAAACATTGTTATAGATCCATTACGTTTATCGATCTACGACTGGAAACATCTTAATTCCTTGGGTGGTGCGAGTTGGATAGTTATTACCAACTCCGATCATGTACGTGCTGCCAAGCAAATCGCTAATTCTTTTAGTGCTAAAATCGCAGGACCGATCGCTGAAAAAGACTATTTTCCGATTAAGTGCGATCGCTGGCTTGGTGAAGGTGATGAGTTAGTACCAGGATTGCAGATACTGGAATTACATGGCTCAAAAACCCCAGGCGAATTGGCATTACTTTTAGAAAAAACAACCCTAATTACTGGTGACTTGGTACGAGCACATAAAGGGGGTAGTCTAATGATATTACCAGATGCGAAACTTTCTAATCAAGTCGAAGCGATTGCTTCAGTTCAAAGATTAGCAAAGATGAAGGAAATAGAGGCTGTACTGGTAGGTGATGGTTGGTCAGTATTTCGAGATGGAAACCTGGTTTTACAAGAACTTACAGATAAAATCAGCAAATCTTGAGGAACCAGCACAACAAAATAGTCGCAATGAACTCACTCAACATGAAAAAGGCATTGGGCATTGCTATAAAAATTTCCTCCCTACACCCTTTTTCAAGCTAAACTGTCATGCGATAAATCATACAAATAGCCAATAAGAATCTCTTTTCCCTAGCCTCTAGCTCCTAGCCCTTTGTTTTTCTACCACAATGAACCGATGATTTGAGACTGAGGGCAAATCCTGCTGTTAACAAGGTTAGAACCCCTGTCACCCAAAAAGGAGTGCCGTAGCTAATACTGACAAGCAAACCCGCCACAGCAGGACCGATTGCATTAGAGATACTTAGGTAAGAGGCATTAATTCCTTGAACTTCACCTTGTTCGCGATCGCTGCTATTGATAGATAAGATAGCGCTGATCAGTGGGATGGGAAACGAATTCGTGATACCCAAAAGACACGCCAAGACAACGAACACAGGAAAAACTGGAAAGACAGGAATTAGTAGAAAAACTGCGGCTCGTCCAGCAATTGCCACAGCCAGAATATTGGCAAGATTGAACCGTTTTGTCAGGGGTTCGACAGCAAAAATTTGTGTAAGCACCCCGACTACGCCAATGAGTGTAAATACGATCGCCAAAGTTTGGGCATCTTGATTGAGCACTTTAAGGAAGAAGGGTTGAAAGGCGAAGGTGAAGATTGTAAATGTAAAGCCACTAAAAAACGTCAGCACAAAGGCTTGACCAAGCTTTGGATGCAATGCAGACTGAAAGATTTTACTGAAACCAAACATTTGCCAACTCAGTTGGAATTTCTGTCGCTGTGGTAAGGTTTCTGGTAGTAGCAACCAAGTCAGAACAACAGCTGAAAAGGCAATAATAGCTCCTGCAAAAAAGCTCATTCCTAGTGAAGAAACTCCCGGAAAAGTTGGTAACAGTTGAGCAAAATAACTAATAGCAGGCCCTGTAACAAATCCTAAGCGAAAAGCAGCATCAAGCAATCCAAATGCTTTGGCGCGATCGCCTGGTGCAGTCGTGTCAGTAATAATAGCTCTAGCAATGGAAGTGTTGCCTCCCGTCAAACCATCGAAAATCCGAGCCGCAAAAAGTAACCAGGCAACAGGTGCAAAGCTGGCGAGCAAATTCGCGATCACCGTTCCCACAAGGCTAATGACAAGAAGCGGCTTGCGTCCCATAAAGTCAGAAAAACGCCCCAAAATAGGAGTAGCTATAAATTGAGCGATCGCGTACCCTGTAGTGAGTAAACTAGCTTGAAAATCGCTCAGTCCAAATTGTTTGGCGTAGGGATAAAGAATTGGAATAATAATTGTGAAACTGACTGAGTTAATAAACGCAATCAAAGCGATAATCCAAAATTTCAGAGGTAGATCGAACTTCGCTTTTAGGACTTTCAACGGACGCATCATTATAAGGGAACGGGGAACAGCAACGCACCATTCTAGATTTTAGGTGTGTTAGGACTTAAAGAGTCAGATCCCCGGCTTCTAGTAAGAAGTCGGGGATCTCGATACATATGACTAACTCTTCACTATCCCAGATTCGCAACTGTTTCTACAAAACTCTGAGAAATAAAAGGCAGGATGTCGCGATTCTTAGCGTTTGCTTTACCTTCAGTGAATACTACTAACAGGTAAGGACGGCAATCTGGTATTTCAATATACGCTACATCATGGCGAACTTGACTAGTCCAACCCGCCTTTGACCAAATTTGTGCTGTTTGGGGAAGTCCACCGCCCAAAAAACCCGTAACTTGATCTTCTTCAACATCCTTAGGCAATTCATCAGGATTCAGACTGCGCTTCAGTAGAGCCATCATCGATTGCGATCGCCCACCAGACACTGCCACTCCCCCGACAATACTGTGCAATAATCTAGCGGTAGCATTTGTTGTCAGCATATTGCGATTTTCTAGTAACTGACCATAAAATACGCGTTCGCGTCCGTATGGCCCATCACACCAGGTTTTTTGGCAGGCGTTAATCGTTTCCATTTCCGCCCACCCCAAAGACTGATAATAACGGTTAACAAGATTGCGTTGTAGTTTCCAAGTTTCAAAAGGCCCTGGTGGTAAATCTGGCCCCGATGTTGTGCCAGTCAGCACATCTATTACTAAGCTGGTGGCATCATTGCTAGAGTCTACAATCATATCGCGCATGGCTCTTTCTAACTCAGTGGAAGTCTGCAACATTCCTGACTCTAGCCATTCTTGTACCGCCACCAAGTAAAACAATTTCACCACACTCGCTGGGTAAATTCGCTCAGCACCTCTATAGGTGAAACCACGGATGGGATGATTCCAAAAGGCATCTGGAGTGAGAGCGCCACCAGTATTTACTAGTACAGGTGGATCGTAGACAATCCAAGTTAGAGCAATTTGATTACGGGCTAGGGTCGGAAATTTTGCCCAAGTAGCCTCTAAAATAGCATTGCCTAACTGTTCGAGTTGTACGTCTTTGTTGAAGAAAGCCATTGTTATTCTTGTAGGATGTCCCTTAATCTCAGATCCAAAATCCAAAATCTCATCACTTTAGGTGAGTACGAGTGTCTCGCTAACATAAACATATACGATTCTCCCGAATGTACGCGCCTAGCAACACAAGCTGCATCAGGACGACATTTACAGGTGAAATCAACTGAAAGGGATGCACAGACTGGCAATGAAACATCTGTACACGTACGTTTGTGTGAGGATGATTATCCAGGGTGGTTATCGCTTGCAGATTTAAATCTATTACAGACTGCTACTGTACTTTATCAGGCTAAATCTTTTTCTGAATCTGAAGTTAGAAAATTGCTACCAGAGGTAATAGCTTTTGCCCATCAAGCGATGGAACAGCCTAATTATTACCTTTGGGGTGGTACAGTTGGGCCAAATTATGACTGTTCGGGTTTAATGCAAGCAGCTTTTTGTTCAGTCGGTGTTTGGTTACCCAGAGATGCCTACCAGCAGGAAGCTTTCACCCAGCCAGTGACAATTTCCCAATTAGAAATAGGCGATCTCATATTTTTTGGTATTCCCCAAAAAGCCACTCATGTGGGACTCTATTTAGGAGATGATCGTTACATCCATAGTTCTGGGAAAGATAAAGGACGTAACGGTATTGGGATTGACATTCTCTCGGAACAAGGCGATGAGGTTAGTCAGTCATACTACCAGCAGCTACGTGGCGCTGGCAGAGTGGTGAAGAGTTACGAACCGCATAGTCATTAAAGAAAGGTTTTAAGGGTGTGAGGGTGTAAGGGAAAATTATGTGGGTGCAGGAAAAACCCTGATGGGTGAATTTAAATGGTACCCCTATACCCTTGTACCCCTATACCCATAGTAAAAAAGGACACGAATAGGTATGAGGAGTGAATTAATTTCTAATGGGATGGCTGGACAATATGAAGCAAAGTCCTTATCCATCCCTGATGTCTCGGTGGTGGTGCCTGTGCGTGATGAAGTGGAAAGTTTGCCTCATTTGTTGGAGGCGATCGCTTCTACTTTAAAAAGTAGTCAATTAAGTTACGAAATTATCTGTGTGGACGATGGTTCCACGGATGGTTCAGATCGGTTTCTTAAGGAACAAGCGCAAGTTCGCCATGATTTAAAAACCGTGATTTTGCGTCGTAACTACGGCCAAACTGCGGCAATGGCAGCCGGATTTTATTACGCCCATGGTAAAGCAGTTGTAACTTTAGATGCCGATTTGCAAAACGATCCTGCGGATATCCCCATGCTGCTGGCAAAGTTGGAGGAAGGCTACGATTTGGTGAGTGGTTGGCGGCAAGCACGCCAAGATGCTGCGGTAACGCGCTTACTTCCTTCTAAAATTGCCAACTGGCTGATTCGACGCGTGACTAGCGTGCATATTCACGACTATGGTTGTTCGCTCAAAGCCTATCGTGCTGAACTGGTAGCTGATATGAACCTCTACGGAGAACTGCACCGCTTCTTGCCAGCCTTGGCGTATATTGAAGGTGCGAGAATTACAGAAATACCTGTGCGCCATCATGCCCGTCGGTTTGGGCGTAGTAAGTACGGTTTGTCGCGGACGTTTCGAGTCTTGATGGATTTGTTAACTATTGCCTTTATGAAAAAGTTCCTCACCCGCCCGATGCACGTTTTTGGGCTGTGGGGCTTAATTAGCATAATTTCGGGAGGAGTGATCGGCATTTACTTAACTTGGGTAAAATTTGCTCTGCATCAAGACATAGGCGATCGCCCTTTGTTAATTTTGGCAGTACTGCTTTTGGTAACAGGGATACAGTTATTTTGCTTTGGTTTGTTAGCTGAGTTACTAATGCGTACTTACCATGAATCTCAAGGACGCCCGATTTATCGCGTGCGTGAGGTCATAACAAATAAGCAATTGACAACTGAAAGCCAAATTTAACTACTTATTAAAGCAAGGGTCAATTTTAATCCAGTTATGATCTCCGAAAATTTTCCTGCAAAATGTTTTAGCTAAAAATTTGGCAATTAAGTGAGCGAGCGAGAAAAATTCAACTTATATGAAGAAATACAAATTAATATCCCTAGACAAACAGCTGTAACTAAAGTTGTCAATCATTATGCATACTACTCCAGCCAGATTAGTTCATAAATGTTAGGATTGCCACAGAGAGAGAATAACGAAGAGAAGGAAAAGAAACTGAATGGGAGAATTTGAGAAGTCAATATCCTTTGACGGACGGGATATTCGACTGAAGGTGGGTCTACTAGCACCCCAGGCTGGTGGATCGGTGTTGATACAGTCTGGGGATACGGCAGTTCTAGTTGCAGCTACGCGATCAGCAGCCAGAGAAGGCGTTGATTTTCTGCCCCTCACTGTAGATTACGAAGAAAGGCTTTACGCAGCAGGGAGAATACCAGGAGGATTGCTGCGGCGAGAAGGCCGGCCGCCAGAGAGAGCGATTCTCACCAGCCGTTTAATTGACCGTCCTTTACGTCCTTTGTTCCCATCATGGTTGCGGGATGACCTGCAAATTGTGGCAATCACTCTTTCGATGGATGAATTAGTGCCGCCAGATGTGCTAGCTGTAACTGGTGCTTCTATCGCTACCTTATTGGCAAAAATTCCGTTTAATGGGCCAATGGCAGCAGTACGTGTTGGCTTGGTAGGTGATGATTTTATCATTAATCCTACCTATGCTGAAGTCGAAGCCGGAGACCTGGATCTTGTGGTTGCAGGTTCACCAGAAGGCGTAATTATGGTGGAAGCGGGAGCTAATCAATTGCCGGAACGAGATATTATCGAGGCGATTGAATTTGGCTACGAAGCAGTACAGGACTTAATTCAAGCACAGCGAGATTTAATGGCAGAACTGGGTTTGGAAATTGTCCAGGAAGCAGCACCAGAAGTAGACTCGACGCTGGAAAACTTTATCCGCGATCG encodes:
- a CDS encoding MFS transporter, whose amino-acid sequence is MMRPLKVLKAKFDLPLKFWIIALIAFINSVSFTIIIPILYPYAKQFGLSDFQASLLTTGYAIAQFIATPILGRFSDFMGRKPLLVISLVGTVIANLLASFAPVAWLLFAARIFDGLTGGNTSIARAIITDTTAPGDRAKAFGLLDAAFRLGFVTGPAISYFAQLLPTFPGVSSLGMSFFAGAIIAFSAVVLTWLLLPETLPQRQKFQLSWQMFGFSKIFQSALHPKLGQAFVLTFFSGFTFTIFTFAFQPFFLKVLNQDAQTLAIVFTLIGVVGVLTQIFAVEPLTKRFNLANILAVAIAGRAAVFLLIPVFPVFPVFVVLACLLGITNSFPIPLISAILSINSSDREQGEVQGINASYLSISNAIGPAVAGLLVSISYGTPFWVTGVLTLLTAGFALSLKSSVHCGRKTKG
- a CDS encoding MBL fold metallo-hydrolase codes for the protein MKLLHRSDLYGWSSFDEERNVDFNSVAWIRPQGNIVIDPLRLSIYDWKHLNSLGGASWIVITNSDHVRAAKQIANSFSAKIAGPIAEKDYFPIKCDRWLGEGDELVPGLQILELHGSKTPGELALLLEKTTLITGDLVRAHKGGSLMILPDAKLSNQVEAIASVQRLAKMKEIEAVLVGDGWSVFRDGNLVLQELTDKISKS
- a CDS encoding C40 family peptidase, which produces MSLNLRSKIQNLITLGEYECLANINIYDSPECTRLATQAASGRHLQVKSTERDAQTGNETSVHVRLCEDDYPGWLSLADLNLLQTATVLYQAKSFSESEVRKLLPEVIAFAHQAMEQPNYYLWGGTVGPNYDCSGLMQAAFCSVGVWLPRDAYQQEAFTQPVTISQLEIGDLIFFGIPQKATHVGLYLGDDRYIHSSGKDKGRNGIGIDILSEQGDEVSQSYYQQLRGAGRVVKSYEPHSH
- a CDS encoding phosphoenolpyruvate carboxykinase produces the protein MTENIFVQTWLDSVPLLNGNSMESAMPGNVMHSNYALEEQGILNPGNVYWNLSTPALYEEAIRRQEGVMAAEGPFVVRTGQHTGRSPNDKFIVRESSSNNEIWWGKVNYPISEHRFEALHARMLAYMQGRDLFIQDYYAGADPTYQLSVRFITETAWHSIFVRNLFIEPSRQELASFLPDFTVIALPNFHAKPEIDGTHSDVFIVLNFARKLILVGGTSYAGEIKKSIFTTLNYLLPHHHVLPMHCAANVGQSGDVALFFGLSGTGKTTLSADSKRTLIGDDEHGWSDRGIFNFEGGCYAKLIHLSREAEPEIYQTTQRFGSILENVAINPLTRHLDLNDATLTENTRGAYPIEYISNASPTGMTGHPQNIIFLTADALGVLPPIARLTNEQAMYHFLSGYTAKVAGTEKGLGHEPQAVFSACFGAPFMALHPSVYADLLGQKIERYKVKVWLVNTGWTGGSYGVGERIPIKQTRAMLTAALSGALDEIPTTVDPVFGFHVPVRCPGVSEKLLTPRLTWSDPDHYNIQAYKLAEMFIDNFKQFADGVAPQVRLGGPLVGKAN
- a CDS encoding glycosyltransferase family 2 protein, producing MRSELISNGMAGQYEAKSLSIPDVSVVVPVRDEVESLPHLLEAIASTLKSSQLSYEIICVDDGSTDGSDRFLKEQAQVRHDLKTVILRRNYGQTAAMAAGFYYAHGKAVVTLDADLQNDPADIPMLLAKLEEGYDLVSGWRQARQDAAVTRLLPSKIANWLIRRVTSVHIHDYGCSLKAYRAELVADMNLYGELHRFLPALAYIEGARITEIPVRHHARRFGRSKYGLSRTFRVLMDLLTIAFMKKFLTRPMHVFGLWGLISIISGGVIGIYLTWVKFALHQDIGDRPLLILAVLLLVTGIQLFCFGLLAELLMRTYHESQGRPIYRVREVITNKQLTTESQI
- a CDS encoding pentapeptide repeat-containing protein produces the protein MKNIISTALNSWLKSPQKSVLLFDSIAAANEVAFMLKGEWDGCNGAIVSKCDEVAINTAATLMEAAWCYQGAWVAVSHRLTTDELLRRYTIGERNFINANLRCAKLCSLVLSEVNLSRAKLNLANLSGTNLSKADLTAADIQDANLSDTNLSRSQLVRANFISANLSRADLKGANLSHACLRNANLSEADLRGANFSQADLRGADMSGALFDNF
- a CDS encoding YkvA family protein — encoded protein: MGKRFFTQLLVDKIRKVFRNSKYRWFAIIAGLVYLISPLDISPDVVPILGWIDDGLVASLVVAEVSQILAEKLKNRQKGNSAASNSTQTSTVIDVNAVS
- a CDS encoding serine hydrolase gives rise to the protein MAFFNKDVQLEQLGNAILEATWAKFPTLARNQIALTWIVYDPPVLVNTGGALTPDAFWNHPIRGFTYRGAERIYPASVVKLFYLVAVQEWLESGMLQTSTELERAMRDMIVDSSNDATSLVIDVLTGTTSGPDLPPGPFETWKLQRNLVNRYYQSLGWAEMETINACQKTWCDGPYGRERVFYGQLLENRNMLTTNATARLLHSIVGGVAVSGGRSQSMMALLKRSLNPDELPKDVEEDQVTGFLGGGLPQTAQIWSKAGWTSQVRHDVAYIEIPDCRPYLLVVFTEGKANAKNRDILPFISQSFVETVANLG